Proteins encoded together in one Synechococcus sp. A15-62 window:
- a CDS encoding ferredoxin:protochlorophyllide reductase (ATP-dependent) subunit B, which yields MQLTLWTYEGPPHVGAMRIAASMRGVHYVLHAPQGDTYADLLFTMIERRGQRPPVTYTTFQARDLGGDTAELVKRHVREAVDRFQPDALLVGESCTAELIQDQPGALAQGMELTMPVVSLELPAYSKKENWGAAETFYQLVRNLLKEQTPANNHHDPRAWQNQGRRPRVNLLGPSLLGFRCRDDVLEVQKLLTLHGIDVGVVAPLGAGVEDLKRIPDADLNVCLYPEVAESSCSWLERNFGMPFSRTVPIGVGATHDFLVEVHEMLGMEPPAPDEGYRRSRLPWYSESVDSTYLTGKRVFIFGDGSHALAAARICGEELGFTVVGLGTYSREMARPVRAAAKALGLEALISDDYLAVEAAMAEAAPELVLGTQMERHSAKRLGIPCAVISTPMHVQDVPARMSPQMGWEGANVIFDDWVHPLMMGLEEHLIGMFRHDFEFVDGHQSHLGHTGGAGAADSSGFSDIPGEGDGALHWTADGEAELKKIPFFVRGKVRRNTEAYARDVGCREISSETLYDAKAHFKA from the coding sequence ATGCAACTCACGCTCTGGACCTACGAAGGGCCACCCCATGTGGGGGCCATGCGCATCGCCGCCTCCATGCGCGGCGTTCATTACGTGCTCCATGCCCCCCAGGGGGACACCTATGCCGATCTGCTGTTCACGATGATTGAGCGGCGCGGACAGCGTCCGCCCGTCACCTACACCACCTTTCAGGCCCGGGATCTCGGCGGGGACACCGCCGAACTGGTGAAACGGCATGTGCGTGAAGCGGTGGATCGCTTCCAACCCGATGCACTGCTGGTGGGGGAAAGCTGCACCGCGGAGTTGATTCAGGATCAGCCCGGTGCACTGGCCCAGGGCATGGAGCTCACCATGCCGGTGGTGAGTCTGGAGCTGCCGGCCTACAGCAAAAAGGAAAACTGGGGGGCCGCAGAAACCTTCTACCAACTGGTGCGCAACCTGCTGAAGGAGCAGACGCCAGCCAACAACCATCACGACCCCAGGGCATGGCAAAACCAGGGGCGACGGCCCCGGGTGAACCTGTTGGGGCCATCCCTGCTGGGCTTCCGCTGCCGGGACGACGTACTGGAGGTGCAGAAACTGCTCACCCTGCACGGCATCGATGTGGGCGTGGTGGCACCCCTGGGGGCAGGTGTGGAGGATCTGAAGCGGATCCCCGATGCCGATCTCAACGTCTGCCTCTATCCGGAGGTGGCGGAATCCAGCTGCAGCTGGCTGGAGCGCAATTTCGGCATGCCCTTCAGCCGAACGGTGCCGATTGGCGTAGGCGCCACCCACGATTTCCTCGTCGAAGTGCACGAGATGCTGGGGATGGAGCCCCCCGCCCCGGACGAGGGCTACCGGCGCTCACGCCTGCCCTGGTATTCGGAATCCGTGGACTCCACATACCTCACGGGCAAGCGGGTGTTCATCTTTGGCGACGGCAGTCACGCCCTCGCCGCGGCCAGGATCTGCGGCGAGGAACTGGGTTTCACGGTGGTGGGGCTGGGCACCTACAGCCGGGAGATGGCCCGGCCCGTGCGGGCAGCCGCCAAAGCCCTGGGCCTGGAGGCCCTGATCAGTGACGACTACCTGGCGGTGGAAGCGGCCATGGCCGAAGCGGCACCGGAACTGGTGCTGGGAACCCAGATGGAGCGCCACAGCGCCAAGCGGCTGGGAATTCCCTGCGCGGTGATCAGCACACCCATGCATGTGCAGGACGTGCCCGCCCGAATGAGCCCCCAGATGGGCTGGGAAGGGGCCAACGTGATCTTCGACGACTGGGTGCACCCGCTGATGATGGGCCTGGAGGAACACCTGATCGGCATGTTCCGCCACGACTTCGAATTTGTGGATGGCCACCAGAGCCACCTGGGCCATACCGGTGGTGCTGGCGCCGCCGACAGTTCCGGCTTCAGCGACATCCCAGGGGAGGGCGATGGTGCTCTGCATTGGACGGCCGATGGGGAAGCCGAGCTGAAGAAGATCCCCTTCTTCGTACGGGGAAAAGTGCGCCGTAATACGGAGGCTTATGCCCGCGATGTGGGCTGCAGGGAGATCAGCAGCGAAACGCTGTATGACGCAAAAGCCCACTTCAAGGCATGA
- a CDS encoding BMC domain-containing protein produces the protein MANETMGIALGMIETRGLVPAIEAADAMTKAAEVRLIGREFVGGGYVTVLVRGETGAVNAAVRAGADACERVGDGLVAAHIIARPHREVEPALGNGNFLGQKD, from the coding sequence ATGGCTAACGAAACCATGGGCATCGCCCTCGGCATGATCGAGACCCGCGGTCTGGTCCCCGCCATCGAGGCAGCTGATGCCATGACCAAGGCTGCCGAAGTGCGCCTGATCGGTCGTGAGTTCGTCGGCGGCGGCTACGTCACCGTTCTGGTTCGCGGCGAAACTGGCGCTGTCAACGCTGCTGTGCGCGCTGGCGCTGACGCTTGCGAGCGCGTCGGTGACGGCCTCGTCGCCGCTCACATCATTGCCCGCCCCCACCGCGAAGTGGAGCCTGCTCTGGGCAACGGCAACTTCCTTGGTCAGAAGGACTGA
- a CDS encoding non-canonical purine NTP pyrophosphatase: MALQLTIATGNPIKVAEIEAMLGLLPLDVQRQPADLNVEETGSSYRENAELKATAAALRTGGWALADDSGLEVDALQGAPGLYSARYADGNDAKVQRLLNQLGDSPYRSACFRSTMVLCDPSGSCRAAAEGICWGELLSAPAYPGGEFESLLWVREARCTYGELNAAQLSRLGSRGKAARALAPQLRDLLNLR, encoded by the coding sequence TTGGCGCTTCAGCTCACCATTGCCACGGGCAACCCGATCAAGGTTGCCGAAATCGAGGCCATGCTGGGACTGCTTCCATTGGACGTGCAGCGTCAACCTGCCGATCTGAATGTTGAAGAGACAGGAAGCAGCTACCGCGAGAACGCTGAGCTGAAGGCCACTGCAGCAGCTCTGCGTACAGGCGGTTGGGCCCTTGCTGATGATTCAGGGCTGGAGGTGGATGCTCTTCAAGGGGCACCGGGTCTGTATTCCGCCCGGTACGCCGACGGAAACGACGCCAAGGTGCAGAGGCTCCTCAACCAGCTTGGCGACTCGCCTTATCGCAGCGCCTGCTTCCGCAGCACGATGGTGCTCTGCGATCCCTCCGGCAGCTGTCGTGCCGCAGCGGAGGGCATCTGCTGGGGAGAACTCCTGAGTGCACCGGCCTACCCCGGTGGCGAGTTCGAATCCCTGCTTTGGGTGCGGGAAGCCCGTTGCACCTACGGCGAACTGAATGCGGCGCAGCTGAGCCGCCTGGGCAGCCGCGGCAAGGCGGCGCGAGCTCTGGCACCACAGTTGCGTGACCTACTGAACCTGCGCTAA
- a CDS encoding BMC domain-containing protein: MTRFASFDARERRRGGSALVTGTEVTPQQGGASCVVTTDSESPRLLRQNSHVQSIELRTHVFIDSLQPQLAAYMGSVSQGFLPIPGDACLWMEVSPGMAVHRVTDIALKASNVRLGQMVVERAFGSMALYHRDQSTVLHSGDVVLEAIGSTIDQRSPADVSWTEVIRAITPDHAVLINRQNRRGSMIEAGMSMFILETEPAGYVLIAANEAEKASNITLVDVKAVGAFGRLTLAGREGDVEEAAAAAMRAIDHINSNARLR, encoded by the coding sequence ATGACCCGTTTTGCCAGCTTCGATGCTCGGGAGCGGCGACGCGGCGGTAGTGCTCTCGTCACCGGCACTGAGGTGACCCCCCAGCAGGGGGGAGCGAGCTGTGTTGTGACAACGGATTCGGAATCGCCTCGGCTGTTGCGGCAGAACAGTCATGTGCAGTCGATCGAACTGCGCACCCACGTCTTCATCGACTCGCTGCAGCCGCAACTCGCGGCCTACATGGGTTCCGTGAGCCAGGGATTTCTGCCCATCCCCGGAGATGCCTGCCTCTGGATGGAAGTATCACCGGGCATGGCGGTGCACCGGGTGACGGATATCGCACTGAAGGCCAGCAACGTCCGCCTCGGCCAGATGGTGGTGGAGCGGGCGTTCGGCTCGATGGCCCTCTACCACCGTGATCAGAGCACGGTGCTCCATTCCGGAGATGTGGTGCTCGAAGCGATCGGCAGCACCATCGATCAGCGTTCTCCAGCTGATGTGAGCTGGACGGAAGTGATCCGGGCGATCACGCCCGACCATGCCGTGCTGATCAACCGGCAGAACCGACGCGGCTCAATGATTGAAGCCGGGATGAGCATGTTCATCCTGGAGACGGAGCCTGCCGGATACGTGTTGATCGCTGCCAACGAAGCGGAAAAGGCCTCTAACATCACTCTGGTGGACGTGAAAGCGGTGGGTGCCTTCGGGCGACTCACCCTGGCGGGACGGGAAGGTGATGTAGAGGAAGCGGCCGCAGCGGCGATGCGCGCCATCGACCACATCAACAGCAACGCAAGGCTGCGCTGA
- a CDS encoding ferredoxin:protochlorophyllide reductase (ATP-dependent) subunit N, translated as MAGPTLLKESGPREVFCGLTSIVWLHRRMPDAFFLVVGSRTCAHLIQSAAGVMIFAEPRFGTAILSERDLAGLADAHDELDRVCKELLQRRPEIRTLFLVGSCPSEVIKLDLARAAERLNDELSGRVRVVNYSGSGIETTFTQGEDGALAALVPLLPASDERQLLLVGTLADAVEDRQMHLFQRMGIETIRSLPPRQSTDLPAVGAGTTVLLTQPFLTETARLLSDRGATVLTAPFPLGAEGSRRWMEAAAAAFHLPDERVAAVLDPLMERAQSALARHRAVLEGKRIFLLPESQLELPLARFLHRECGMELVEVGTPYLNREQMTAELALLPDDVPVMEGQHVEQQLDRVRASQPDLVVCGMGLANPLEAEGIATKWSIELVFSPIHGIDQAGDLAELFSRPLRRRQLIRPGLHPSSPDPTVPA; from the coding sequence ATGGCCGGGCCAACGCTGCTGAAGGAGTCGGGGCCGCGCGAGGTGTTCTGCGGCCTCACCTCGATTGTGTGGCTGCATCGGCGCATGCCCGATGCCTTTTTTCTTGTGGTGGGATCACGCACCTGCGCCCATCTGATCCAAAGCGCCGCAGGGGTGATGATTTTTGCCGAACCCCGTTTCGGCACAGCCATTCTCAGCGAGCGGGATCTGGCTGGCCTCGCGGATGCCCACGACGAACTCGACCGGGTCTGCAAGGAACTGCTTCAACGCCGCCCCGAGATCCGCACGCTGTTTCTGGTGGGGTCCTGCCCCAGCGAAGTGATCAAGCTGGATTTGGCCCGGGCTGCCGAACGGCTCAACGACGAGCTGTCCGGCCGGGTGCGGGTGGTGAACTACTCCGGCAGCGGCATTGAAACCACCTTCACCCAGGGAGAAGACGGGGCACTAGCGGCCCTCGTGCCCCTGCTACCCGCCAGCGATGAACGGCAGTTGCTGCTGGTGGGAACCCTCGCTGATGCCGTGGAAGACCGGCAGATGCACCTGTTCCAACGGATGGGCATCGAAACGATTCGCAGCCTGCCGCCGAGGCAATCGACCGACCTGCCCGCCGTGGGAGCAGGAACCACGGTGCTGCTGACCCAACCCTTTCTCACGGAAACCGCGCGCCTGCTCAGCGACCGCGGCGCCACAGTGCTCACGGCCCCCTTTCCTCTGGGGGCCGAGGGGAGTCGCCGCTGGATGGAGGCTGCTGCTGCTGCCTTCCATCTGCCTGATGAACGGGTCGCTGCTGTGCTCGATCCATTGATGGAGAGGGCCCAGAGCGCCCTGGCCCGCCATCGCGCCGTGCTGGAGGGCAAACGGATCTTCCTGCTTCCCGAATCCCAGCTGGAACTGCCCCTGGCCCGGTTTTTGCACCGGGAATGCGGCATGGAACTGGTGGAGGTGGGCACGCCTTATCTGAACCGCGAACAGATGACTGCCGAGCTGGCCTTGCTCCCCGATGACGTCCCGGTGATGGAGGGGCAACACGTGGAGCAGCAACTGGACCGGGTTCGCGCCAGCCAGCCCGACCTGGTGGTGTGCGGGATGGGCCTGGCCAATCCGCTGGAGGCCGAAGGCATCGCCACTAAATGGTCGATCGAACTGGTGTTCAGCCCGATCCACGGCATCGACCAAGCCGGGGACCTGGCGGAACTGTTTTCGCGGCCGTTGCGTCGCCGGCAACTGATTCGACCTGGCCTGCACCCCAGCAGCCCCGACCCAACCGTGCCCGCCTGA